One Vicinamibacterales bacterium DNA window includes the following coding sequences:
- a CDS encoding FAD-dependent oxidoreductase gives MPIVKKVRKLGARSGLGAAAREGTSLRPQLVARQPPCEHACPNDTDVRGFLAVLARSEGRGLSVDEALHEAFLVIAERNPLPAVCGYLCPHHCESRCHRDGYDGAVAVNGVERAIGETAVSRGWSLSRCVGEPRPEPVTVVGAGAGGLSAAYQLARRGYAVRMVDPHEEPGGELRYGPDAACLPRHVLDAEIGRILALGVTFVGHGSRPEDGRVIATRIYEDGHKTSPAGIPAAIHFGRRAAELLDADIRGVAVEPPPPRPPSTTAQIQFEHNARQPRGEGALSPEQAVAEARRCLSCGACAECDNCWKYCPDQAVIKPVEKGQPYRFRLEFCRGCSKCAEQCPTGFIEMR, from the coding sequence ATGCCGATCGTGAAGAAGGTCAGGAAGCTCGGCGCGCGAAGCGGCCTTGGGGCGGCGGCTCGCGAGGGCACGTCGTTGCGCCCGCAGTTGGTCGCCAGGCAGCCGCCCTGCGAGCACGCGTGCCCCAACGACACCGACGTGCGGGGTTTTCTCGCCGTGCTCGCCCGGTCGGAAGGCCGCGGGCTGAGTGTGGACGAGGCGCTTCACGAGGCCTTCCTCGTCATTGCCGAACGCAACCCGCTGCCTGCGGTCTGCGGGTATCTCTGCCCGCATCACTGCGAGAGCCGGTGCCATCGCGACGGATACGACGGCGCCGTGGCCGTGAACGGCGTCGAGCGGGCGATTGGCGAGACGGCCGTGTCGAGAGGCTGGTCGCTGTCCCGCTGCGTCGGCGAACCCCGGCCCGAACCTGTGACGGTGGTTGGCGCCGGCGCGGGCGGATTGTCGGCCGCCTACCAGCTGGCGCGTCGTGGCTACGCCGTCAGGATGGTGGATCCGCACGAGGAACCGGGTGGCGAGCTTCGGTACGGGCCGGATGCGGCGTGCCTGCCGCGCCACGTGCTCGACGCGGAGATCGGCCGCATCCTCGCGCTGGGCGTGACATTTGTCGGGCACGGTTCCCGGCCCGAGGATGGTCGGGTCATTGCGACCAGGATCTACGAGGACGGCCACAAGACCTCACCTGCGGGCATCCCCGCGGCAATCCACTTCGGGCGGCGCGCGGCCGAGTTGCTCGACGCCGACATCAGGGGCGTGGCCGTCGAACCGCCGCCGCCGCGGCCGCCGTCCACGACGGCGCAGATCCAGTTCGAGCACAACGCGCGCCAACCGCGTGGTGAGGGAGCACTCTCGCCTGAACAGGCCGTGGCCGAAGCCAGGCGATGCCTGAGTTGCGGCGCGTGCGCCGAGTGCGACAACTGCTGGAAGTACTGCCCCGATCAGGCGGTCATCAAGCCGGTCGAGAAGGGGCAGCCGTATCGCTTCAGGCTCGAGTTCTGCCGGGGCTGCAGCAAGTGTGCGGAACAGTGCCCGACGGGATTCATCGAGATGAGATAG
- a CDS encoding cyanophycinase, producing the protein MNKGVRAVSVLAAFTVLLLAGVPTVRGADFGPSKGSLVIVGGAMKDPAILKRFLELAGGPDQPIVVIPTAGEADKYDQTFPGLKAFRDAGATKLTVLHTRDRMVADSPAFVEPIRQARGVFFEGGRQWRLADAYLDTLTHKELFALLDRGGVIGGSSAGATIQGDFLARGDTKGAEIMMGDHQQGLAFVKKVAIDQHLLKRNRQFDLVALIEARPDLLGIGLDEDTAIVVQGDEFQVLGRSYVAIYDRQRQIPPAGKFYFLTSGDRFSLKTRQATRPSPRGAGPIDRVKDGQWGK; encoded by the coding sequence ATGAACAAGGGCGTGAGAGCGGTGAGTGTGCTGGCGGCGTTCACGGTGCTGCTGCTGGCTGGTGTGCCAACGGTTCGGGGCGCCGACTTCGGCCCCTCGAAGGGTTCGCTGGTCATCGTCGGCGGCGCGATGAAGGACCCGGCCATTCTGAAGCGGTTCCTCGAGCTTGCCGGCGGTCCCGATCAGCCCATCGTCGTGATCCCGACGGCCGGCGAGGCCGACAAGTACGACCAGACGTTTCCGGGCCTGAAGGCCTTCCGGGACGCAGGGGCGACGAAGTTGACCGTGCTGCACACGCGCGACCGGATGGTGGCCGACTCGCCGGCGTTCGTCGAGCCGATCCGCCAGGCGCGCGGCGTGTTCTTCGAGGGCGGCCGGCAGTGGCGTCTGGCCGACGCGTACCTCGACACGCTGACGCACAAGGAACTGTTCGCGCTGCTCGATCGGGGTGGCGTGATCGGCGGGTCCTCGGCTGGCGCCACGATTCAGGGCGACTTCCTCGCGCGCGGCGACACCAAGGGCGCCGAGATCATGATGGGCGACCACCAGCAGGGGCTCGCGTTCGTGAAGAAGGTGGCGATTGATCAGCACCTGCTGAAGCGCAACCGGCAGTTCGATCTGGTCGCCCTCATCGAGGCGCGTCCGGACCTGCTCGGCATAGGCCTCGACGAGGACACCGCGATTGTCGTCCAGGGCGACGAGTTCCAGGTGCTGGGCCGATCGTACGTGGCCATCTACGACCGGCAGCGCCAGATCCCGCCCGCCGGCAAGTTCTACTTCCTGACGTCGGGAGACCGGTTCAGTCTCAAGACCCGGCAGGCCACGCGGCCGTCGCCGCGCGGAGCGGGGCCGATCGACCGCGTCAAGGACGGGCAGTGGGGCAAGTAG
- a CDS encoding MerR family transcriptional regulator — protein sequence MPVAPYERTARIDPHHPRRSPLTVGRAARIVGVSPSTLRLWERAGLVTTVRNRGGYRLYTQDSLSVLKRIKHLRDVRQLNVPAIKEALGTRDEPSNPASYALATLGRTLRGLRRQRGLRIAAAARGAGISAGFLSAVERSQATASVATIQRLATVYNTSVLELFDLPGQSSHRLSAGDRQVLQAHPGVDMELLSPTSSQLESMLFRAAPGSGSAGPYVHDGEELLYVLAGSIEMWLGEHEHLDLRAGDSCWFESTRGHRWVNPSPTDTAVLVWVCSRTRMTVARGKGEGGRVKDEGGRMKAEP from the coding sequence GTGCCAGTTGCGCCCTACGAACGGACCGCCCGGATCGACCCCCACCATCCCCGCCGCTCGCCGCTGACCGTCGGTCGGGCCGCCAGGATTGTGGGCGTCAGCCCGTCCACGTTGCGCCTCTGGGAGCGCGCCGGTCTGGTGACCACCGTCCGGAACCGCGGCGGCTACCGCCTCTACACGCAGGATTCCCTGTCGGTGCTCAAGCGGATCAAGCACCTGCGCGACGTGCGTCAACTCAACGTGCCGGCCATCAAGGAAGCGCTCGGGACGCGTGACGAGCCGTCCAATCCGGCCAGCTACGCGTTGGCGACGCTGGGACGTACCTTGCGCGGCCTGCGCCGGCAGCGAGGGTTGCGGATTGCCGCCGCGGCCCGCGGCGCCGGGATCTCGGCGGGATTTCTCAGTGCCGTGGAACGGTCGCAGGCCACCGCGTCGGTTGCGACGATTCAACGCCTCGCCACGGTCTACAACACGTCGGTGCTGGAACTGTTCGATCTGCCGGGCCAGTCCAGCCACCGGTTGTCGGCTGGCGATCGACAGGTGCTCCAGGCGCACCCCGGTGTGGACATGGAACTGCTGTCGCCCACGTCGAGCCAGCTCGAGTCGATGTTGTTTCGCGCGGCACCGGGTTCGGGCAGCGCCGGCCCGTATGTGCACGACGGCGAGGAACTACTCTACGTGCTGGCAGGTTCGATTGAGATGTGGCTGGGCGAGCACGAGCACCTGGACCTGCGCGCCGGGGACAGTTGCTGGTTCGAGAGCACCCGCGGGCACCGCTGGGTGAATCCCTCGCCCACTGACACAGCCGTGCTCGTGTGGGTGTGCTCCAGAACCAGGATGACGGTTGCCAGGGGCAAGGGTGAAGGCGGAAGGGTCAAGGATGAAGGCGGAAGGATGAAGGCGGAACCATGA
- a CDS encoding serine hydrolase, with translation MNRTLSVVLAIPACIVLVAAASAQTAAPARPLSLQKLDASIARVTASVNASWGIYVKSLETGEELTIDADKQMDTMSVIKIPLMAEVFQQIKDGRLSLADKYTLAKDDMLPGTGVMRSLDAGDTFTIRDLLTLMIIVSDNTATDVLYRLVGGPEAVNTRMRALGLKQTVAPANARTWFDALAAMRNAERFHREARHPYGLSTPREIGQLLEMMERGTLVDKASSDLMLEMMRGQLYRTRIPRYLSGYRIPHKTGDFLPYIGNDVGVLEAPGAPGQRIVISIFTANHFGAGERLEEAIGRVAEQVGAYFAYRQ, from the coding sequence GTGAACAGAACACTGTCCGTTGTCCTCGCGATTCCCGCGTGCATCGTCCTCGTCGCCGCCGCCTCCGCGCAGACCGCGGCACCGGCTCGCCCACTCTCCCTCCAGAAGCTGGACGCCTCGATCGCGAGGGTCACGGCGAGCGTCAACGCCAGTTGGGGCATCTACGTGAAGTCGCTGGAGACCGGCGAGGAACTGACCATCGACGCCGACAAGCAGATGGACACGATGAGCGTCATCAAGATTCCGCTCATGGCCGAGGTCTTCCAGCAGATCAAAGACGGGCGGCTCAGCCTGGCGGACAAGTACACGCTGGCCAAAGACGACATGTTGCCTGGCACCGGCGTGATGCGCAGCCTCGACGCGGGCGACACGTTCACGATCAGGGATCTGCTCACGCTGATGATTATCGTGTCGGACAACACGGCCACCGACGTGCTGTACCGACTGGTCGGGGGGCCGGAAGCCGTCAATACGCGGATGCGGGCGCTCGGGCTGAAACAGACCGTGGCGCCGGCCAACGCGCGGACGTGGTTCGACGCACTCGCCGCCATGCGGAATGCCGAACGGTTCCACCGGGAGGCCAGGCACCCGTACGGCCTCTCGACGCCCCGCGAGATCGGGCAACTGCTCGAGATGATGGAGCGGGGCACGCTCGTGGACAAGGCGTCGTCCGACCTGATGCTCGAGATGATGCGCGGACAGCTCTACCGGACGCGGATCCCCCGCTACCTGAGCGGGTACCGGATTCCCCACAAGACTGGCGACTTCCTGCCCTACATCGGCAACGATGTCGGCGTGCTCGAAGCGCCAGGGGCTCCGGGCCAGCGCATCGTCATCAGCATCTTCACCGCGAACCACTTCGGAGCGGGCGAACGGCTCGAGGAGGCGATCGGCCGGGTGGCCGAACAGGTTGGCGCGTACTTCGCGTACAGACAGTAG
- a CDS encoding MgtC/SapB family protein: MLNDLMQSLPPDGVKIVLVLFLSFLVGLEREEHKGAKERYFFGGVRTFPLIGLVGYSTALVAGTQYIVVAVGLAVVGAFLVASYLHKLQASSAGATSEMTGLTTYLLGALVYYDHFWIATTIAVVSLLLLELKTALENLALRTAPGEILTFGKFLFLTAVVLPVLPDKTVGPFLLNPFRIWLVVVAVSAVSYGSYVLQKATKGRGGVTLAAILGGAYSSTVTTVVLARRAKRERRAHLFAGGILMASGMMYLRLIALLALFNGALARLLGPSFAVLAAVAMAGGFVLSRVADGHDGSIKREYVPKNPLELGAALMFALIFVVMLIATQLAVAYLGHAGVYGLAAIMGVTDVDPFIMGMTQSGGNATPLYVAAVAILITVTSNNVVKGLYAFTFADRRTGVESLIALVVLALCGLWPLVMM; the protein is encoded by the coding sequence GTGCTGAACGACCTCATGCAGTCGCTGCCGCCCGACGGCGTCAAGATCGTGCTCGTGCTCTTCCTGTCATTCCTGGTCGGCCTCGAACGCGAGGAGCACAAGGGCGCGAAGGAGCGTTACTTCTTCGGCGGCGTGCGCACGTTCCCGCTGATCGGCCTCGTGGGCTACTCGACCGCGCTCGTGGCCGGCACGCAGTACATCGTGGTCGCCGTCGGCCTGGCCGTTGTCGGGGCGTTCCTGGTTGCGTCGTATCTCCACAAGCTCCAGGCATCGTCTGCCGGCGCGACGTCCGAGATGACCGGCCTCACGACGTACCTGCTCGGGGCGCTGGTCTACTACGACCACTTCTGGATTGCGACGACGATTGCCGTGGTGAGCCTGCTCCTGCTCGAGTTGAAGACGGCGCTCGAGAACCTGGCGCTCCGGACGGCGCCCGGCGAGATCCTCACGTTCGGGAAGTTCCTGTTCCTCACGGCCGTCGTCCTGCCCGTGCTGCCGGACAAGACCGTCGGGCCCTTCCTGCTCAACCCGTTCAGGATCTGGCTGGTCGTCGTGGCCGTCAGCGCCGTGTCGTACGGCAGTTACGTCCTGCAGAAAGCCACCAAGGGCCGGGGCGGCGTGACGCTGGCGGCCATACTCGGCGGTGCCTACTCGTCGACGGTGACGACCGTCGTGCTGGCGCGACGGGCGAAGCGCGAGCGTCGGGCGCATCTGTTCGCGGGCGGCATTCTCATGGCGTCGGGCATGATGTACCTCCGGCTGATTGCGTTGCTCGCGCTGTTCAACGGCGCGCTGGCGCGATTGCTCGGCCCGTCGTTCGCGGTACTGGCCGCCGTCGCCATGGCTGGCGGCTTCGTCCTGTCGCGGGTGGCCGACGGGCACGACGGCAGCATCAAGCGCGAATACGTGCCGAAGAATCCCCTGGAACTGGGTGCCGCGCTCATGTTCGCGCTGATCTTCGTCGTCATGCTGATTGCCACCCAGTTGGCCGTCGCGTACCTGGGGCACGCGGGCGTATACGGCCTCGCGGCCATCATGGGCGTGACCGATGTCGATCCCTTCATCATGGGGATGACGCAGTCTGGCGGCAACGCCACGCCGCTGTACGTCGCGGCGGTCGCCATTCTCATCACCGTGACGAGCAACAACGTCGTCAAGGGGCTCTATGCGTTCACGTTCGCCGACCGGCGGACGGGCGTCGAGAGTCTGATTGCGCTCGTCGTTCTCGCGTTGTGCGGCCTGTGGCCGCTCGTGATGATGTGA
- a CDS encoding aldehyde ferredoxin oxidoreductase N-terminal domain-containing protein: MDVQQKVLFVDAGTGYYRVAKYPVGDFFGPVDLGLHLTGRFNSLNIGVGLLAGSILPGSNRLIVTGFSPCWGGFYVSSMGGAGLVFDNLGINMLSLVGCAARPSVLILNRQNGEEIDVSLEPVDLTRVWASGRLGVYAVLDHVHERFTARYAQAPRILAVGPAAEATDFGAIVSVPIDGNGKLTDVDTWAGRGGFGSRMLHEHNIAAVIYGGTVVDEDFRDRKVADEWFQVRFQKRLAAKDFEATTKYRFDPRLSTGGTLGANFATLGGAMLSFNYRSIYMSESERVDLHRTLVLEHYLKQFNEETIDARQQHTCGEPCSAVCKKMRGEFKKDYEPYETMGPQCGIFDQRAAERLAHRADTLGFDAIAAGGVLSWLFECVHEGVLTPDDVGATEKPVFTPDGFRVVEDSAHNADLGVAMLDAIVSRHVDLLQGPRRRARRLARVKGRQVLDLFVHAAFARKGWMVPNQYWTPGALAPMPIMGKYYMYYGPDFLPPRQLGRMNAERLVQELLMDNLGICRFHRGWAEEMGEEIVQALYGLGKEFVEKVKLTAGRINSRNASVFWEAGRNADLVYEFLRRRRDVGHVERPELADWLSRFEKDRREAALDFWYEMHKGTHESLLEF; this comes from the coding sequence ATGGACGTCCAGCAGAAAGTCCTCTTCGTCGACGCCGGCACCGGTTACTACCGCGTGGCGAAGTACCCCGTCGGCGATTTCTTCGGTCCCGTGGACCTCGGGCTGCATCTCACCGGCCGGTTCAACAGCCTGAACATTGGAGTGGGCCTGCTGGCCGGCTCGATTCTGCCGGGATCGAACCGGCTGATCGTCACCGGATTCTCCCCCTGTTGGGGCGGGTTCTACGTGTCGTCGATGGGCGGTGCCGGGCTGGTGTTCGACAACCTGGGGATCAACATGCTCTCGCTGGTCGGCTGTGCCGCGAGGCCGTCGGTGCTGATCCTCAACCGTCAGAACGGCGAGGAGATCGACGTTTCACTCGAGCCGGTGGACCTCACGCGCGTCTGGGCGTCGGGCCGCCTGGGTGTCTATGCCGTGCTCGATCACGTCCACGAGCGGTTCACCGCACGTTATGCGCAGGCGCCTCGGATTCTCGCCGTGGGGCCCGCCGCCGAGGCGACCGACTTCGGCGCCATCGTGTCGGTGCCGATCGACGGGAACGGCAAGCTCACCGACGTTGACACGTGGGCGGGGCGTGGTGGGTTCGGCTCGCGGATGCTCCACGAGCACAACATCGCGGCGGTGATCTACGGCGGCACGGTGGTGGACGAGGATTTCCGGGACCGCAAGGTGGCCGACGAGTGGTTCCAGGTGCGCTTCCAGAAGCGGCTCGCGGCCAAGGACTTCGAAGCGACGACGAAGTACCGCTTCGATCCGAGACTCTCGACGGGCGGGACGCTCGGCGCGAACTTCGCCACGCTGGGCGGTGCCATGCTGTCGTTCAACTACCGCAGCATCTACATGAGCGAGAGCGAGCGCGTCGACCTCCACCGGACGCTCGTCCTGGAGCACTACCTCAAGCAGTTCAACGAGGAGACCATCGACGCCAGACAGCAGCACACGTGCGGCGAACCCTGTTCCGCGGTGTGCAAGAAGATGCGCGGCGAGTTCAAGAAGGACTACGAGCCCTACGAGACGATGGGCCCGCAGTGCGGCATCTTCGACCAGCGGGCGGCGGAGCGGCTCGCGCACCGCGCGGACACCCTGGGCTTCGACGCGATTGCTGCGGGCGGCGTGCTCTCGTGGCTGTTCGAGTGCGTGCACGAGGGCGTGCTGACGCCGGACGACGTTGGCGCGACCGAGAAGCCGGTCTTCACCCCGGATGGCTTCCGCGTGGTCGAGGACTCCGCGCACAACGCGGATCTGGGCGTCGCCATGCTCGACGCGATCGTGTCGCGCCATGTCGATCTGCTCCAGGGACCGCGGCGCCGCGCGCGGCGGCTCGCACGCGTGAAGGGGCGGCAGGTCCTCGATCTGTTCGTGCACGCCGCGTTCGCCCGGAAGGGCTGGATGGTCCCGAACCAGTACTGGACGCCAGGCGCCCTCGCGCCGATGCCGATCATGGGCAAGTACTACATGTACTACGGGCCGGACTTCCTCCCTCCCCGGCAACTCGGACGGATGAATGCCGAACGGCTCGTGCAGGAGCTGCTGATGGACAACCTCGGGATCTGCCGCTTCCACCGTGGGTGGGCCGAGGAGATGGGGGAGGAGATCGTGCAGGCGCTGTACGGCCTTGGCAAGGAGTTCGTCGAGAAGGTGAAGCTGACCGCGGGCCGCATCAACAGCCGCAACGCCTCGGTGTTCTGGGAGGCGGGCCGCAATGCGGACCTCGTGTACGAGTTCCTCAGGCGGCGCCGCGACGTTGGGCACGTCGAGCGGCCAGAACTGGCGGACTGGTTGAGCCGCTTCGAGAAGGACCGGCGTGAAGCGGCACTCGATTTCTGGTACGAGATGCACAAAGGGACGCACGAGTCGTTGCTGGAGTTCTGA
- a CDS encoding amidohydrolase family protein, translating into MSAALTRPRAIGFGLLVVSALLGVPVRSAVQPAPAVKAPAHGKSVTRLLIRNAMVIYGNAKPAFGPVDILVQDGLIARVGPPSKKDPPPDAVIDATGKYVMPGIVNAHMHLQDERGGKAQPFQYEANLLLACGVTTVRDVGSEFERAKKWRTDSAAHTLVAPRIFIYTPSWRGRTGSAPETPQTVRAGVQWAKQNGADGVKIFGIDRDLLEAVLDEAHKQNLRSATHIAVEETTAKDFAELGVTSIEHFYGIADSALDGIQDFPADHNASNEIHRFGRAGELYIQKNLNPEKLSGVLDLMVRQKVAWVPTLSIYVAGRDLIRAQNLPWYKEYLHPTMEEYWKPDLEHHGSFFLGWTSTQETRWKQDYQVWMAALREFGLKGGLIATGDDAGFIYSLYGFGLIHELELMEEAGFHPLEVIKHATVNGAKLLGVDDRLGRVRQGYVADLLVVNGNPLENLHLLNPYGTDVLTVNGRAVSNYSAITPGDKSVKIEHGGGIEWTIKDGVPYHVPTLMKETREMVAAARVKR; encoded by the coding sequence ATGTCTGCTGCGCTCACCCGCCCACGGGCGATAGGTTTCGGCCTGCTCGTCGTCTCCGCGTTGCTCGGCGTTCCGGTGCGCTCGGCGGTGCAGCCTGCGCCCGCCGTCAAGGCGCCTGCCCACGGGAAGTCAGTCACGCGCCTGCTGATTCGAAACGCCATGGTGATCTACGGCAACGCGAAGCCGGCGTTCGGCCCCGTGGACATCCTCGTGCAGGATGGCCTCATCGCGCGGGTCGGCCCCCCTTCGAAGAAGGACCCGCCGCCGGATGCGGTCATCGACGCCACCGGCAAATACGTGATGCCGGGAATCGTCAACGCCCATATGCACCTGCAGGACGAGCGCGGGGGCAAGGCGCAACCGTTCCAGTACGAGGCCAACCTGCTGCTCGCGTGCGGCGTCACGACCGTGCGCGATGTCGGATCCGAGTTCGAGAGGGCGAAGAAGTGGCGGACGGACAGCGCCGCGCACACGCTCGTGGCGCCGCGCATCTTCATCTACACGCCGAGCTGGCGCGGGCGGACGGGCAGCGCACCCGAGACGCCGCAGACCGTCCGTGCGGGTGTGCAGTGGGCCAAGCAGAACGGCGCCGACGGGGTTAAGATCTTCGGGATCGACCGTGATCTCCTCGAGGCCGTCCTGGACGAGGCACACAAGCAGAACCTCCGGAGCGCGACGCACATCGCCGTCGAGGAGACGACCGCGAAGGACTTCGCCGAACTCGGCGTGACCTCGATCGAACATTTCTACGGCATTGCCGATTCCGCGCTCGACGGGATCCAGGATTTTCCGGCGGATCACAACGCCAGCAACGAGATCCATCGCTTCGGCCGGGCCGGCGAGCTGTACATCCAGAAGAACCTGAACCCCGAAAAGCTTTCGGGCGTGCTGGATCTGATGGTCCGGCAGAAGGTCGCCTGGGTACCGACGCTGTCAATCTACGTCGCCGGCCGCGATCTGATCCGTGCGCAGAATCTGCCCTGGTACAAGGAGTATCTCCATCCGACCATGGAGGAGTACTGGAAGCCCGATCTGGAGCACCACGGCTCGTTCTTCCTGGGGTGGACGAGCACGCAGGAAACGCGGTGGAAGCAGGACTACCAGGTCTGGATGGCGGCGCTGCGCGAGTTCGGCCTCAAGGGCGGCCTGATCGCGACGGGGGACGATGCCGGGTTCATCTATTCACTCTACGGCTTCGGCCTGATCCACGAGCTGGAGTTGATGGAAGAAGCCGGGTTCCACCCGCTCGAAGTGATCAAGCATGCGACGGTCAACGGCGCGAAGTTGCTCGGCGTGGACGACCGACTGGGCCGCGTGCGCCAGGGCTACGTGGCCGATCTCCTCGTCGTCAATGGCAACCCGCTCGAGAACCTGCACCTCCTGAATCCGTACGGAACCGACGTCCTCACGGTGAACGGCAGGGCCGTGTCGAACTACTCGGCGATCACGCCCGGCGACAAGAGCGTGAAGATCGAGCACGGTGGCGGCATCGAATGGACCATCAAGGACGGGGTGCCGTACCACGTGCCGACACTGATGAAGGAAACGCGGGAAATGGTGGCGGCGGCGCGCGTGAAGCGGTAG
- a CDS encoding Gfo/Idh/MocA family oxidoreductase: MRGFDRRRFLRAGAVASVGAALRGADVGATEGMAQAQARAISTSPLLEFRVPPIDPVRIGYVGVGGMGSAHVRNLLTIEGVQIRAVCDIVPEKVERAQKSVVDAGQPRPEGYTKGPEDFRRLCQREDIDLVYNATPWEWHVPVCVAAMEAGKHAATEVPAAMTIEQCWQLVETSERTKRHCVMMENCCYDRPEMLCLNMVKKGLLGEIIHAEAGYLHDLRAIKFSTEGEGLWRLAHAVKRDANLYPTHGLGPVAQCLDINRGDRFEYLVSMSTASRGLNLYAAKAFGANDPRATRKYALGDVNISLIHTALGKVITLYHDTDSPRPYSRIHKVQGTAGIFEKYPERVYVEGRSTRGDQWDTLDTFREYDHPLWTSQADKARGAGHGGMDYIEDYRLIDALRQGRPLDVDVYDAAAWSVVTELSELSVAGRGKPVEFPDFTRGGWKTPRALHVQEI, translated from the coding sequence ATGCGTGGATTCGATCGGCGGCGGTTCCTGCGGGCTGGCGCGGTGGCAAGTGTCGGCGCGGCCCTGCGCGGCGCGGACGTCGGTGCGACCGAGGGCATGGCGCAGGCCCAGGCGCGTGCCATCAGTACGTCCCCCCTGCTCGAGTTCCGCGTCCCGCCCATCGATCCGGTCCGTATCGGCTACGTGGGTGTGGGCGGGATGGGATCGGCGCACGTTCGCAACCTCCTCACGATCGAGGGCGTGCAGATCCGCGCCGTCTGCGACATCGTCCCCGAGAAGGTCGAACGCGCGCAGAAGTCGGTGGTGGACGCGGGGCAGCCCAGACCCGAGGGCTACACGAAGGGACCGGAGGATTTCCGGCGCCTCTGCCAGCGCGAGGACATCGACCTGGTCTACAACGCCACGCCGTGGGAGTGGCACGTGCCAGTCTGCGTGGCGGCGATGGAGGCCGGCAAGCACGCGGCGACCGAGGTGCCGGCTGCGATGACGATCGAGCAGTGCTGGCAGCTGGTGGAAACCTCCGAGCGGACGAAGCGGCACTGCGTGATGATGGAGAACTGCTGCTACGACCGGCCCGAGATGCTGTGCCTCAACATGGTGAAGAAGGGGCTGCTCGGCGAGATCATCCACGCGGAGGCGGGCTACCTGCACGATCTGCGTGCGATCAAGTTCAGCACCGAGGGCGAGGGCCTGTGGCGCCTGGCGCATGCGGTGAAGCGCGATGCGAATCTCTACCCGACGCACGGCCTCGGTCCGGTCGCGCAGTGCCTGGACATCAACCGCGGTGACCGCTTCGAGTACCTCGTGTCGATGAGCACCGCGTCACGCGGTCTGAATCTCTACGCGGCGAAGGCGTTCGGGGCCAACGATCCGCGTGCGACGCGGAAGTACGCGCTGGGCGACGTCAATATCAGCCTCATCCACACGGCGCTCGGCAAGGTCATCACGCTCTACCACGACACCGACTCGCCGCGCCCCTACAGCCGGATCCACAAGGTTCAGGGGACCGCGGGGATCTTCGAGAAGTACCCGGAGCGGGTGTACGTCGAGGGCCGCAGCACCAGGGGAGATCAGTGGGACACGCTCGACACCTTCCGCGAGTACGACCATCCCTTGTGGACGTCACAGGCCGACAAGGCGCGCGGTGCGGGGCACGGCGGCATGGACTACATCGAGGACTACCGCCTGATTGACGCGCTGCGGCAGGGCCGCCCGCTCGACGTCGACGTCTACGACGCCGCGGCGTGGAGCGTGGTGACGGAACTGAGCGAGCTGTCGGTGGCGGGACGGGGCAAGCCCGTGGAGTTCCCCGACTTCACGCGAGGAGGGTGGAAGACACCCCGAGCGCTGCACGTGCAGGAGATCTGA